The Nicotiana tomentosiformis chromosome 2, ASM39032v3, whole genome shotgun sequence genome includes the window aaataagggaacacaacccacatcaagtatcacaacataataaaaaataatagagactgaggtaacacatgtacaataatttctatgactgaatacaaataatgtgagcatgaataaagcctaagcatgatctctaacatgaaggcagacaaatCCAaaaacaagtaactacgtaaagacagatgatggccatgaggcctcacgggacgtaccaagtctcaatccctcgaggtatacattcacacgcccgtcacctagcataggtatcacctccaaacagtcacacgatatcaaattctacGGGTTTATACcttcaaagccagagttaaaattaTTACTTACCTTAGCAgcgtaaaaatcctactccgagatgccctcgtctctggactcggtctccaaaaactccaaatctattcacaattaattaatatatactcaacacgaatcgtaagaattaattccatatgagaatacaaattttctaacaaaattcgaaatttaactcaaaaatcgcccttgggacccatgtctcggaatccgatgaaactcataaaatccgataacccattatattatgagtccacccataccaattttatcaaattctgatatcgGATTCACCtttaaatcttcattttatatttttggaggaTTTTACAAACaatcttatttttcttccataaattcacggatttataatgtaaataagtatgaaatcatgaaatataatcaatataggataaggaatacttaccccaatgtttacccgtgaaaatcgcccaaaccgagctccccaactatttttatgtcaaaaatggccaaaaacccgtttatagagcctctggtattttcgagcatcacaggtagcgtggggcgctgcctgtggcgctattTTCAGTACCCTTAAATATCCCAGCgctagggctagcgccccacgctaccctgggcgctcgcggcgacaGAAAATCTCCTCCGATagggaaatgggcataactctctcatacgatgtccgaattcgacgattcttttttctatggctccaaaatttcaatacggatctaatgcttcaatcaaaactgaatttggagctcattttcttaataagataccacgtattcttgaagaatcgatgtcGAAATATAACAAATccagtacgattgacctcaaattttgcacacaagtcaatatccggtccacttttctaacttatatttttttttttattatgagactaagtgtctcatttcactccgagttttatccggaaccgaaccaactaacccgataagtcataaatcaattgcaagatataaattgagcagtaaacgggggaacgaggttataatattcaaaacgactggtcgggtcattacattctccccctcttaaacaaaagttagtcctcgaacgagtctaacagaagaacatacctgaaatcacagcatctgaagcaatagcgtctggcctggctgggagggcatagaaacgggcctgaccaccccctgatctacctCCCCCTCTCGTGAGACCCgtagctgactgggctccgccCCTAGCTGGATGGGCGGGTGGTGGGGGAACTGGTGCTGGTGTCGTTGGCCGAGTACTCCGCTCTGGAGTCTCACCCAACAGCCTAGGGCAATATCTCGCAATGTGACCAAAAtacccgcactcgaaacaacccctcctctgacgaaactGTTTCTCCTTATGCCCAAAAATATTACCCGATGATACCTGAGCGGGCGGGGCATAATGAGAACCCTGTGCTGacaatgcactgaatgatgactgactctgctgaaactgacctccctgaggagcaccactgaaaccaccctgaccatgaggcctcttagtCTCCCTCTCAGCCCTTTCCTGacctcgaaccatctcaatctgtcgagcaatgtcgacaacctcatcaaaggtaaccccagatactctctccctggtcataagcaatcgaagttgaaaaccgaggccatctataaacctcccgatcctctctcggtctgtgggaaccaactagaccgcatgacgagctaactcggagaaccgtatctcatactgtgtaacaggcatctcaccctggcgaagctgctcaaactgcctgtgcaactcctctctgcgggactcaggtacaaacttctttagaaagagaacggagaactgttgccaagtaaggggtgctgcgccaacaggcctacgcctctcgtaagtctcccaccatctgagtgcagccccaaaaaactgaaaggtagtgaatgagactccacaagtctccagaataccagcagtacagggtatcctctgacacctgtccaaaaagtcctgagcgtaCTCTCTCTcggtgccactgaaaggtggcggctggagtttcccaaacctctccaacctacgctgatcatcctcagtcatagcaagaaccacataatcctgtgcagctgcaaccggctgggctggtggtgcctccggtgtatGAAGTccttgaataacctgctcgggtgtgcgagcgacgggagtctgagtgcctccccccagcctgagaagtggccgcagccgtcgaaatagagactgcCTTAGCAAGGACGgtacatgctgtcagaatctgagctagggcctcctgaaggcctggaatcacaataggcacaggtggtgcctgggCTGATGCATCAACAATTGGAACCTGGTCCTCATCTTGGACAAccagtggatctgcaggtactgccccagctgctgtacgggctgcacctctgcccctaccacggcctctaccgcagcctcgacctctcgcggcccgaactggtggctgaccctcttgaccggtagcacgagtcctcaccatctgtgagagaatgaaatacagatgtttagttactagaatacacAGAACGCATgataagaatccaagaatgtgaaattttttctaaaggttctgcagcctctcgaagataagtatagacgtctccttaccgatctgcaagactctactaaacccgcacatgactcgtgagacctatatatcctagagatctgataccaacttgtcacggcccaaaatatGACCATGGTCGTGagggcgcctatcgtgttacaaggcaagcctacttcccaaaatatttctactaaacccattataagaatttaataaaataattcaacacttgaatttctcataactaaatcaactctaaatatatttttagaaatacgaaaacgagccccaaatattggggtgtcactaagtcatgagcgtctaaatctatgaactaagaaataaaactgtctaactgtcaatacaatccaaaagaagaaatgataaaaggagtaacaaggtcctgcggatgctagcagctaccttgcaatcttcacagatagccggcctgaattCAACGATCGTCGCGTTCTAACTCACCCGAATCTGCACAttaagtgcagggtgtagcatgagtataaccacctcaacaagtaacagaaataactaaggaactgagcaataatgacgagctaagtaaaataatccaattatttattttcacaatttaaaaataaacaggtaaattccataactcagtaaatgtagcaacaacacaaataaatacaacc containing:
- the LOC138904623 gene encoding uncharacterized protein, giving the protein MTRERVSGVTFDEVVDIARQIEMVRGQERAERETKRPHGQGGFSGAPQGGQFQQSQSSFSALSAQGSHYAPPAQVSSGNIFGHKEKQFRQRRGCFECGYFGHIARYCPRLLGETPERSTRPTTPAPVPPPPAHPARGGAQSATGLTRGGGRSGGGQARFYALPARPDAIASDALFVL